A single genomic interval of Salinarchaeum sp. IM2453 harbors:
- a CDS encoding acyl-CoA synthetase, whose translation MTDSHNLQDYKSLVEEFSWDDIYNKADWDAPEQLNIGHEVCDRHAGNQNQAALYQVGTDGSLTTLTFTELKNQSNQFANLLDDLGIHQGDRVFSYMPRIPEHYVALVGTLKHGAVWGSVNERYGADGISYRLSDCDATVVLTTSDNRDTISEALEDNETVEHVITVDRGDAFPASDTTFHDSLSDMNIEYKPALTTGGDNAMLYYTSGTTGPAKGVLHKHRWIAGVAATQRYAVDLNQDDLYWSTGDLGWLTGAINTLGAWFWGVSLFTYEGEFDPEIWSGLLDEYSISVLFSVPTAYRMLRENEEVLEGTDLDLRHALSIGEPLSAGVVEWGEKQLGVTIHDTYGQTETGNMIINNYPTESVKPGSMGRPLPGIEADIVDPDTGEVLDPGETGEIAQRGQYPCFFAGYWEAPDKTANCFIDGPDGEWYLSGDLAHKDDDGYFWFEGRADDVILSSGYRIGPFEVESSLGDHDTVAEAAVVPKPHSERGNIVKAYIVPSGDVTPSESVKKDIKTHVRSELAAHEYPREIEFRDELPKTVTGKIRRTELQDQAASEAETRQED comes from the coding sequence ATGACTGATAGCCACAACCTGCAGGACTACAAGTCATTAGTAGAGGAATTCTCTTGGGACGATATCTATAATAAAGCTGACTGGGATGCTCCTGAACAACTCAATATTGGACATGAAGTGTGCGATCGGCACGCTGGGAACCAGAACCAAGCAGCACTATATCAAGTTGGAACCGACGGATCACTGACAACACTCACATTCACTGAACTCAAGAATCAATCAAATCAATTTGCAAATCTTCTTGATGACCTTGGTATTCACCAAGGTGACCGAGTGTTCTCCTACATGCCAAGAATTCCGGAGCACTATGTGGCACTTGTTGGAACACTCAAGCATGGCGCCGTGTGGGGAAGCGTTAATGAACGATATGGTGCAGATGGAATCTCCTATCGACTTAGTGACTGTGATGCAACTGTTGTTTTAACGACATCTGACAATCGTGACACAATCAGCGAGGCGCTTGAGGATAATGAGACCGTTGAACATGTGATCACCGTAGATCGAGGTGATGCGTTTCCAGCATCGGATACTACATTTCATGATTCGCTGTCAGATATGAACATAGAATACAAGCCGGCATTAACAACTGGCGGGGATAATGCGATGTTATATTATACGTCGGGAACAACCGGTCCTGCGAAGGGAGTCTTACACAAACACCGGTGGATAGCTGGCGTTGCAGCAACACAGCGATATGCCGTTGACCTAAACCAAGACGATTTGTATTGGTCAACGGGTGATCTTGGATGGTTAACGGGAGCAATCAATACACTCGGGGCTTGGTTTTGGGGAGTAAGCCTATTTACATATGAAGGTGAATTTGATCCAGAGATTTGGTCAGGTTTACTTGACGAGTATTCAATCTCTGTTCTTTTCTCGGTTCCCACGGCATACAGAATGCTAAGAGAAAACGAAGAGGTACTCGAAGGCACTGATCTTGATCTGAGACATGCACTCTCAATCGGTGAACCGTTGTCTGCCGGCGTTGTCGAGTGGGGAGAAAAACAGCTTGGTGTTACGATTCATGACACCTACGGGCAAACAGAGACTGGAAATATGATTATCAATAACTATCCAACTGAATCGGTCAAGCCAGGATCGATGGGTCGTCCTCTCCCGGGAATCGAAGCAGACATCGTTGATCCCGATACAGGGGAGGTGCTTGACCCAGGGGAAACGGGCGAGATAGCTCAGCGTGGCCAATATCCGTGTTTCTTTGCTGGATATTGGGAGGCCCCCGATAAAACAGCTAACTGTTTCATTGACGGACCAGACGGGGAATGGTATTTGTCTGGAGACTTAGCACACAAAGATGATGATGGATATTTCTGGTTTGAAGGCCGAGCAGATGATGTTATCCTATCGTCGGGATACCGCATTGGGCCATTTGAAGTAGAAAGCTCATTAGGCGATCATGATACCGTTGCCGAAGCTGCAGTTGTTCCTAAGCCCCATTCTGAACGAGGAAATATTGTTAAGGCGTATATTGTTCCAAGCGGGGACGTAACTCCTTCAGAAAGCGTCAAAAAAGACATTAAGACACATGTGAGATCAGAATTGGCGGCACATGAGTACCCTCGAGAGATAGAATTCCGGGATGAGCTACCGAAGACAGTCACCGGCAAAATCCGTCGAACTGAGCTGCAGGACCAAGCAGCATCTGAGGCAGAGACAAGACAGGAGGACTGA
- a CDS encoding AMP-binding protein has translation MDRVLHEPTEDFVKQTNIWKFMQEYGFETYDELHTRSVSSFSNEPKSGLDWFWDEIVDYLDIEFYTPYEDVRDASQGPQFTDWYPGGTINIAHNVLDRHADINNESRNRVACIWEAEDGEIRRVTYHDLQREANQVANLLEQRGVGKGDTVGLYMPMTPEVISILYGCFKVGAIAVPIFSGFGTEATATRIRDSECTVLFTGDGFYRRGEEVLLKEAADEAIDEAGYVEHTVVVDRLGHASSREVPWNDDRDELWGEAVLPQSATYDTKEVPSDHPAMLLYSSGTTGMPKGIIQTHAGAQVQSAKELHFGFDLQPSDRFFWVSDIGWMMGPWTLIGTHTFGATMFMYEGAPDYPEPDRFWEMIDRHKITQFGISPTAIRALRKQGDHWVKKHDLSSLRLLGSTGEPWDPESWEWFYKHVGNSETPIINISGGTEIFGCFLMPMPTQELKPCTLGGPGLGMDIDIVNERGESIVDKHERGYLVARSSCPSMTNSLWSGDQRYLDEYWSTWENLWDHGDWAQKDEDGFWFLHGRADDALNVAGRKVGPAEIEAVAMEHSGINQAAAVGVPDDVTGTAVVLYLIAEDGHEPSEDLRDEVRKMVDDEHGKPFRPREILFVNEFPKTQSGKVVRRAIRSKHIGEDLGDLSSIENPEALEAIGEASD, from the coding sequence ATGGATAGGGTTCTCCACGAGCCGACAGAAGATTTTGTCAAACAAACGAACATCTGGAAGTTTATGCAGGAGTATGGATTCGAGACGTATGATGAACTCCATACTCGAAGTGTTTCCTCATTTTCAAATGAACCAAAATCAGGACTTGATTGGTTCTGGGATGAGATTGTCGATTACTTAGACATTGAATTTTACACACCGTATGAAGATGTACGGGACGCCTCCCAAGGACCGCAGTTTACCGACTGGTATCCAGGTGGGACAATTAATATCGCTCATAATGTGCTGGATCGACACGCAGATATAAACAACGAAAGCCGTAACAGAGTAGCATGTATCTGGGAAGCTGAAGATGGTGAGATTCGACGAGTAACATATCATGATCTTCAACGTGAAGCAAATCAGGTTGCAAATCTACTAGAACAACGAGGTGTTGGGAAAGGCGATACCGTCGGATTGTATATGCCGATGACTCCTGAGGTAATCTCTATTCTGTACGGGTGTTTCAAGGTAGGTGCAATTGCTGTGCCAATCTTCTCTGGGTTTGGTACCGAAGCAACTGCAACCCGAATTCGTGACTCTGAATGCACGGTATTATTTACAGGAGATGGATTTTATCGCCGAGGAGAAGAAGTTCTACTCAAGGAGGCTGCCGATGAAGCCATTGATGAAGCGGGGTATGTTGAGCATACTGTTGTCGTGGACAGGCTCGGTCACGCTAGCAGCCGAGAAGTTCCATGGAATGATGATCGCGATGAATTGTGGGGCGAGGCTGTCTTACCACAATCAGCAACTTACGATACGAAAGAGGTTCCTTCTGATCACCCAGCGATGCTATTATACTCATCTGGAACAACGGGAATGCCGAAGGGAATTATACAGACACATGCAGGGGCCCAGGTGCAAAGTGCCAAAGAATTGCACTTTGGGTTCGATTTACAACCTTCTGATCGGTTCTTTTGGGTCTCCGATATTGGTTGGATGATGGGACCATGGACGTTGATCGGAACGCACACATTCGGGGCTACAATGTTCATGTATGAAGGTGCTCCTGATTATCCAGAACCAGATCGATTCTGGGAAATGATTGATAGGCATAAAATTACACAATTTGGGATTTCTCCAACTGCTATTAGGGCATTACGTAAACAAGGAGATCACTGGGTGAAAAAGCATGACCTTTCTTCACTGCGTCTGCTTGGCTCAACAGGTGAGCCGTGGGATCCAGAGTCTTGGGAATGGTTCTACAAACACGTAGGGAACAGCGAAACACCGATTATTAATATATCAGGCGGAACAGAAATTTTCGGGTGCTTCCTGATGCCAATGCCTACCCAAGAACTGAAACCATGTACGCTTGGAGGCCCTGGCCTTGGAATGGATATTGACATTGTAAACGAGCGTGGTGAATCTATTGTTGATAAACATGAACGAGGTTACTTAGTCGCTCGAAGCTCCTGTCCTTCAATGACAAATAGCCTCTGGTCTGGTGACCAACGGTATCTTGACGAATACTGGTCAACGTGGGAAAATCTCTGGGACCACGGAGACTGGGCGCAGAAAGATGAAGACGGCTTTTGGTTCCTTCATGGCCGAGCGGATGACGCACTGAATGTTGCTGGCCGCAAGGTTGGCCCCGCTGAAATTGAAGCAGTCGCTATGGAACATTCTGGTATCAATCAGGCTGCTGCGGTTGGTGTGCCCGACGACGTTACTGGGACAGCTGTTGTGCTATATCTTATTGCCGAGGACGGTCATGAGCCTTCAGAAGATTTGCGTGATGAGGTTAGGAAAATGGTGGATGATGAGCATGGAAAGCCATTCCGGCCTCGTGAGATCCTTTTTGTTAATGAGTTTCCAAAAACTCAGTCTGGAAAAGTAGTTCGCCGTGCTATTCGATCAAAACATATTGGCGAGGACCTTGGAGACTTATCAAGTATCGAAAATCCGGAAGCTCTTGAAGCAATTGGGGAAGCAAGTGATTGA
- a CDS encoding acetyl/propionyl/methylcrotonyl-CoA carboxylase subunit alpha, whose amino-acid sequence MFDKLLVANRGEIAIRIMAACEELDIGTVAIYSDADRESEHVAYADEAYRVGPPQASESYLDQERIIEVSKEAQADAIHPGYGFLAENAEFAEQVEATDGIKWIGPSSDAMQQLGSKTSARETMQAADVPIVPGTTTSVDNPDEVVSIAEEYGYPITIKAAGGGGGRGMQIVQDEYEIEDALETAKREGEAYFDDAEVYVEKYLSDPKHIEVQILADESGNVLHLGERDCSLQRRHQKVIEEAPSPTLSQSLRKKIGNAAKRGMHKAGYTNAGTVEFLVEDGKFYFMEVNTRIQVEHTVTEEITGIDIVKWQIRIAAGETLPYDQSDITFNGHAIQYRVNAEDPASEFAPTPGKLETYRPPSTIGVRIDHAVFEGQEVSGDYDSMIGKLIVESSSRTECINRSKRALRHFDIDGIQTTLPFHQYILNDNTFRDGAHTTKYVDQLLKEDSFKKAIENRSDASVVKPESDEPSMETVSVEVDGELFDVQVEGLSSNNTRASQSTSENPIANKADEGGIQADMEGTVISVDVEEGEHIDQGETVCVLEAMKMENEITANHGGIVSEINVSEGDSVNMGEQLVQMR is encoded by the coding sequence ATGTTTGATAAATTATTAGTCGCTAATCGAGGAGAAATTGCAATTCGTATCATGGCTGCATGTGAGGAGCTTGACATTGGCACAGTTGCTATATACAGCGATGCTGATCGCGAAAGTGAGCATGTTGCATATGCTGATGAAGCATATCGGGTAGGTCCACCTCAGGCCAGTGAGTCATATCTTGATCAAGAACGAATCATCGAGGTGAGTAAAGAAGCACAGGCGGATGCAATTCATCCTGGATATGGGTTCTTAGCGGAAAACGCTGAGTTTGCTGAGCAGGTCGAGGCAACTGATGGGATTAAGTGGATAGGGCCAAGCAGTGACGCAATGCAGCAGCTAGGATCTAAGACATCTGCCCGAGAAACAATGCAAGCAGCTGATGTTCCAATCGTTCCAGGAACGACAACATCTGTTGATAATCCAGACGAAGTTGTCTCAATAGCAGAGGAATATGGATACCCAATTACAATCAAGGCAGCCGGCGGTGGGGGCGGACGGGGCATGCAAATTGTACAGGATGAATACGAAATTGAAGACGCATTAGAAACGGCCAAACGCGAAGGAGAGGCCTACTTTGATGATGCAGAGGTATATGTAGAAAAATATCTAAGTGATCCAAAGCATATTGAAGTGCAGATATTGGCAGACGAATCCGGAAATGTGCTACATCTTGGTGAACGAGACTGTTCTCTGCAACGTCGCCATCAAAAAGTTATAGAGGAAGCTCCAAGCCCCACGCTCTCTCAGTCTCTCCGTAAGAAAATCGGAAACGCCGCGAAGCGAGGAATGCATAAGGCTGGTTACACAAACGCCGGGACTGTTGAGTTCCTCGTTGAAGATGGAAAATTCTATTTCATGGAGGTAAACACTCGGATACAGGTCGAGCATACCGTAACTGAAGAGATTACCGGGATTGACATCGTAAAATGGCAAATTAGAATTGCGGCTGGAGAAACACTTCCGTACGATCAGTCCGACATAACATTTAATGGACACGCAATTCAGTATCGTGTAAACGCTGAGGACCCAGCAAGTGAATTTGCACCAACGCCCGGCAAATTGGAGACATATCGACCTCCAAGCACTATCGGAGTCCGCATTGATCATGCTGTATTCGAAGGACAGGAAGTGAGCGGCGACTATGATTCGATGATCGGAAAGCTAATTGTCGAAAGTTCAAGCCGAACAGAGTGTATCAACAGATCGAAGCGAGCACTACGGCATTTCGATATTGATGGTATTCAAACGACGCTTCCATTCCACCAGTATATTCTCAATGATAACACGTTCCGTGATGGGGCACATACAACCAAATATGTAGATCAGCTACTTAAAGAGGATTCATTCAAGAAAGCCATTGAGAATCGATCGGATGCATCGGTTGTTAAACCAGAGTCAGATGAGCCAAGCATGGAGACAGTTAGTGTTGAAGTGGATGGAGAACTGTTCGATGTTCAAGTAGAAGGCCTGTCTTCCAATAATACGAGGGCATCGCAATCAACGAGTGAAAATCCAATTGCGAATAAAGCCGATGAGGGCGGTATACAAGCAGATATGGAGGGGACAGTTATCTCAGTTGATGTCGAAGAAGGAGAGCATATCGATCAAGGAGAGACGGTCTGTGTTCTTGAAGCAATGAAAATGGAAAATGAAATTACAGCAAATCACGGAGGCATTGTCTCAGAGATTAACGTGTCAGAAGGTGACTCAGTTAATATGGGAGAACAACTCGTTCAAATGAGGTAA